One Takifugu rubripes chromosome 19, fTakRub1.2, whole genome shotgun sequence genomic window carries:
- the klhdc7a gene encoding kelch domain-containing protein 7A, with protein sequence MTIAELLGFDMRLLWKLSVSAAAVLLVSWAYRFYCSRDAREIHGNTRKPGNATCQNCKTTLNHPTSAKHDAGEEDKQPGPVQLDADPPSDGSRETRFLVQRAKEDGLAVSRCDGHATSKNETPSRRECPKVTTSDASFGSPLNILHRSTERGAACTTGRHPSCYLQNLKGIVGVRRELRQESECQGAYSSFLSKAEIKVEDAAVLLKGPGEQTLRRKIYDYYVESSSHCVTEPDCVLGRSESQAVELRSLPLPPPSTSPITMRDLISPQSIFENSCVFEATTQRHPPRPALLRKQSYLSATERCELSIPPQTSRVTAAVPQSPASKSSESAFTPTVNFSFEDSKDPEERDRTEFETAAEAPLAHCSPPKLERAVLEKFKGKIDLGNCLEALDVAKKYSQTSLRQAALGVMSENYLQVLRDPNIYGWLLAGERDQIQKKRMRGRSFVMVAHIHPQDGSRTFGGTTREKEQKESGAIYYYDDHTDTWHTHCLIPQEIVSKACAVCTMDNYLFVAVGCQGAHSGMTPSKRVFCFNPLTSIWKEISPMNEARPCCKLAALGGFVYAIGGECLSSVERYDPREDKWTFVAPLPNNTFAVAHQVTVSNGEMYVSGGTFKYMLLCYSPKTNSWRSSLLVGSKDKTADMVAVKRCLYRFDINPILGVSVYRYHTGVRLWYKCCSRRLLRCPAFHCVALEDTIFCISHQFTMRFLADEISPAFGDEHLSVLSAAKGMIFPFVLSLPDKKPVQTSV encoded by the coding sequence ATGACCATTGCAGAACTCCTGGGGTTCGACATGCGCCTGCTGTGGAAGCTGAGCGTCTCGGCGGCCGcggtgctgctggtgtcctgGGCCTACAGGTTCTACTGCTCCAGGGATGCAAGAGAAATCCACGGGAACACACGGAAGCCAGGAAACGCCACCTGCCAAAACTGCAAGACAACGTTGAATCATCCGACGTCAGCCAAACATGACGCAGGAGAAGAGGACAAGCAACCTGGACCTGTGCAACTGGACGCCGACCCGCCTTCTGACGGCAGCAGGGAGACTCGGTTCCTCGTACAGCGAGCTAAAGAGGACGGACTAGCTGTGTCGCGTTGTGATGGACACGCCACCTCGAAAAATGAAACGCCGTCTCGTCGGGAGTGCCCGAAGGTGACCACCTCTGACGCTTCATTTGGGTCGCCTTTGAACATTCTCCATCGTTCAACAGAGCGTGGGGCGGCGTGTACAACAGGGCGCCACCCTTCTTGCTATTTACAGAATCTCAAGGGCATCGTGGGTGTACGCAGGGAGTTAAGGCAGGAGTCGGAGTGCCAGGGGGCttactccagcttcctctccaaggcagagatcaaAGTGGAGGATGCTGCTGTGCTACTGAAGGGACCAGGAGAACAGACATTACGCAGAAAAATATATGATTATTATGTTGAGTCGTCCTCTCACTGTGTTACAGAGCCAGATTGTGTCCTGGGTCGCTCAGAATCCCAAGCAGTCGAGCTGAGAAGCCTTCCATTACCGCCGCCTTCTACGAGTCCCATCACTATGCGGGATTTGATTTCACCACAAAGCATCTTTGAGAATTCCTGCGTATTTGAAGCCACGACGCAGCGGCACCCCCCGAGGCCGGCGCTCCTGCGCAAGCAGAGCTATCTGTCTGCGACCGAGCGGTGTGAGCTTTCCATCCCTCCGCAAACATCGAGGGTGACAGCCGCGGTGCCTCAGTCTCCGGCATCAAAGAGCAGCGAGTCCGCCTTCACTCCCACCGTGAACTTTAGCTTTGAAGACAGCAAAGATCCTGAAGAAAGAGACAGGACAGAATTtgaaactgcagcagaggctCCGTTGGCGCACTGTTCACCACCTAAGCTTGAACGTGCCGTTTTAGAAAAGTTTAAGGGCAAAATTGATCTGGGTAATTGTTTGGAGGCGCTGGACGTGGCCAAGAAATATAGCCAGACCTCTTTGAGGCAAGCAGCTTTGGGAGTTATGTCGGAAAACTACCTGCAAGTGCTGAGGGACCCCAACATTTACGGGTGGCTATTGGCTGGCGAGCGCGATCAAAtccagaagaagaggatgagaggTAGAAGTTTTGTCATGGTGGCCCACATACACCCTCAAGATGGGTCAAGAACCTTTGGAGGGACGacaagagagaaagagcagaaggaGTCTGGCGCCATCTACTATTACGACGACCACACAGACACCTGGCACACTCACTGCCTCATCCCGCAAGAGATCGTCTCGAAAGCCTGCGCAGTGTGTACAATGGATAATTACTTATTTGTGGCGGTGGGCTGCCAAGGCGCGCACAGTGGAATGACACCATCAAAACGAGTGTTTTGCTTCAATCCTCTGACATCCATTTGGAAAGAGATCAGTCCGATGAACGAAGCCAGGCCCTGCTGCAAGCTAGCTGCTCTTGGGGGCTTCGTCTACGCCATCGGAGGGGAGTGCCTCTCCTCGGTCGAGCGCTACGACCCGCGAGAGGACAAGTGGACATTTGTGGCTCCGCTGCCGAACAACACGTTTGCTGTGGCGCATCAAGTAACGGTTAGCAACGGAGAAATGTACGTCTCCGGAGGGACTTTTAAGTACATGCTTTTGTGTTATAGCCCCAAAACGAACAGCTGGAGGTCCAGTCTGCTAGTCGGCAGCAAGGATAAAACGGCCGATATGGTCGCCGTGAAGAGATGCCTTTATCGTTTTGATATTAATCCGATTTTGGGCGTCAGCGTGTACCGCTATCACACGGGGGTGCGGCTGTGGTATAAATGCTGTTCCAGGCGGCTCCTGCGCTGCCCTGCTTTCCACTGCGTGGCTCTAGAAGATACAATATTTTGTATCAGCCACCAGTTCACCATGAGATTTCTCGCCGATGAGATCTCTCCTGCTTTCGGAGACGAACACTTGAGCGTCCTCTCAGCAGCAAAGGGTATGATTTTTCCCtttgtcctctctctccctgatAAGAAACCCGTGCAGACCAGCGTGTAA